A single window of Roseiconus lacunae DNA harbors:
- a CDS encoding glycosyltransferase family 2 protein, giving the protein MNLAIVLVNYNGMDDTVECVQSLLGLRSENVNVSIVIVDNASIDEQALQLASQFPTLDVLYSDKNSGWSGGNNIGICWALGLPLPEGVSNAGHSKGTGLSVPADAVLLLNNDTVVNPDLAECLADALLDGWDVVGPVINDYDRRGNVQTEATRFNQPIDEAFFEPVHVDLDSGSIVPTDIVNGCAVAIKSQVFHRVGLIDDRFFLICEESDFCLRAQTEGFSLGIIPRALVFHKHSVSFGRAGKPLQRYYGMRNLWLLLMRHAGVNGRRGKTQTAIRYLRYVYHIYCHERELGNLPGAAAVAQGLTDALAGRFGARAIAPTICSRLVDQLFSVVHRSRVAGVLRKVSAREEVTK; this is encoded by the coding sequence ATGAATCTCGCCATCGTTCTGGTTAACTACAATGGTATGGATGATACGGTTGAGTGCGTGCAGTCTTTGCTGGGGCTGCGCTCGGAAAATGTCAATGTGTCGATCGTGATTGTCGACAATGCTTCTATCGACGAGCAAGCGCTGCAGCTTGCGTCTCAGTTCCCAACGTTGGATGTCCTGTATTCAGACAAGAATAGCGGTTGGTCCGGCGGGAACAATATCGGAATCTGCTGGGCGTTAGGACTCCCTCTTCCTGAAGGCGTTAGTAATGCAGGCCATAGTAAAGGCACTGGCCTTAGCGTCCCCGCTGATGCAGTATTGCTCTTAAATAATGACACGGTGGTCAACCCCGACCTTGCTGAGTGCTTGGCTGATGCTTTACTGGATGGTTGGGATGTCGTTGGTCCTGTTATCAACGATTATGACCGAAGAGGCAACGTGCAAACTGAGGCCACGCGCTTCAACCAGCCGATAGATGAAGCGTTCTTTGAGCCTGTGCACGTAGATCTTGACTCGGGTTCGATAGTGCCGACTGACATCGTGAATGGGTGCGCGGTCGCAATCAAATCGCAAGTGTTTCATAGGGTTGGCTTAATAGATGATCGTTTCTTTTTGATTTGTGAGGAGTCTGACTTTTGTCTGCGTGCACAAACTGAGGGGTTCAGCCTCGGAATCATACCTCGGGCACTTGTTTTTCATAAGCACAGTGTGAGCTTCGGTAGGGCGGGGAAGCCTCTGCAGCGATACTACGGCATGCGGAATCTCTGGCTGTTGCTGATGCGGCATGCGGGAGTGAATGGGCGTCGTGGGAAAACCCAGACTGCTATTCGGTATCTCCGATACGTATACCATATCTATTGCCATGAACGCGAGCTAGGCAACTTACCAGGTGCAGCAGCAGTAGCGCAAGGTTTAACTGACGCTCTGGCTGGTCGTTTTGGTGCACGGGCTATTGCGCCAACGATCTGCTCTCGATTAGTAGATCAGTTGTTTTCCGTGGTTCATCGAT
- a CDS encoding glycosyltransferase family 2 protein has protein sequence MDRVNGRTSVVIPCYRDDRFLAAAIDSVCQQTKKAREIIVVDDGSPVPLSKIEPISGQSLVWVRTDNRGLGAARNRGISEASGEFVAFLDADDIWLPEKIQLQEQLLDRCPEAVACYTHCVDEPGFFKFGPYPRGDLPRGLLAHLLWHGQFYPPSSLMVRKHVMDQLKGFREGLANGEDLDLNFRLLKKGEILGCTEPLLKYRVHDGQITRSSVKKILGQKVARQHIIKECADVLREAGIEPGQHWDAYREKVVNVFYRRHFSEARPMLWDYWKDHPRDWRVLLYTIATFAPPRWVSAMRGEIS, from the coding sequence ATGGATAGGGTAAACGGAAGAACCTCGGTCGTTATCCCGTGCTATCGAGATGATCGATTTCTCGCCGCCGCGATTGATTCGGTCTGCCAGCAGACTAAGAAGGCTCGGGAAATTATAGTTGTTGATGATGGGTCTCCAGTGCCGTTAAGCAAAATAGAACCTATTTCCGGGCAGAGCTTGGTCTGGGTTCGAACGGACAACCGAGGGCTTGGCGCGGCTCGCAATCGAGGCATCAGTGAGGCGAGCGGCGAATTTGTCGCTTTTCTGGATGCAGATGATATTTGGTTGCCTGAAAAAATTCAGCTGCAAGAGCAACTTCTCGATCGCTGCCCGGAAGCCGTCGCGTGCTATACGCACTGCGTTGACGAACCTGGCTTTTTCAAGTTTGGCCCATATCCACGAGGTGACTTGCCTCGTGGTCTCCTAGCGCACCTGCTTTGGCATGGGCAATTTTACCCACCGTCGTCTTTGATGGTGCGAAAGCATGTCATGGACCAACTAAAGGGGTTTCGGGAAGGACTTGCCAATGGCGAGGACCTGGACTTGAATTTTCGACTGTTAAAGAAAGGGGAAATACTTGGGTGCACAGAGCCGCTCTTGAAGTACCGTGTTCACGACGGTCAGATAACACGGTCATCGGTTAAGAAAATACTCGGCCAGAAAGTAGCAAGGCAACATATCATAAAGGAATGCGCTGACGTCCTTCGCGAGGCAGGTATCGAACCCGGGCAACACTGGGATGCCTACCGGGAGAAGGTCGTAAACGTTTTCTATCGTCGGCACTTCTCCGAGGCGCGGCCAATGCTCTGGGACTACTGGAAGGACCACCCACGCGACTGGAGGGTGCTGTTGTACACCATTGCCACCTTTGCCCCCCCTCGATGGGTTTCGGCAATGCGAGGGGAGATCTCATGA
- a CDS encoding sulfotransferase family protein: MSSKKECHYFCFQDIDTSLYEKRYWPVATLEDYRAQFEPIGDENALGESSPMYMYYPGVAERIDSILPDVKLLAVLRNPIDRAYSAYVHAVRDELEPLSFEDALRAEPQRVARGSITPLQAYSECGQYFEKLTPFFERFSQDQIYVIDFDDFRTNPSLVLRQVCNFLSVDPGFQFDVKPRLNRSGVPRKRWIHRLALYASRDGFPFQFVKRPFTNSAWVRLVKGVEYWNYRHLKITAEEREAASHYYIEDTRKLSELLGRNYSRQWGIPVSDAGLRVNRVNEIANG, translated from the coding sequence ATGTCATCGAAAAAGGAGTGTCATTACTTCTGCTTTCAGGACATAGATACATCGCTCTATGAGAAACGCTACTGGCCGGTAGCAACGCTCGAAGATTACCGAGCTCAATTCGAACCAATTGGAGATGAAAACGCTCTCGGTGAATCTTCTCCAATGTACATGTACTACCCGGGGGTTGCGGAGCGCATCGACAGCATCCTCCCAGACGTAAAGCTTCTCGCGGTGCTTCGCAATCCGATCGATCGCGCATACTCCGCTTATGTCCATGCGGTTCGCGACGAACTTGAGCCCCTCTCGTTCGAAGACGCGTTAAGGGCGGAACCGCAGCGGGTGGCAAGAGGAAGTATCACACCACTCCAAGCGTATTCAGAATGCGGGCAGTACTTTGAGAAGCTGACCCCGTTTTTTGAACGGTTTTCGCAAGACCAAATTTATGTAATTGATTTTGATGATTTTCGTACTAATCCCAGTTTAGTCCTGCGACAGGTTTGTAATTTTCTTTCAGTTGACCCAGGATTTCAGTTCGATGTAAAGCCGCGATTGAATCGATCAGGGGTACCGCGCAAGCGATGGATTCACCGTCTTGCGCTCTACGCTAGCCGGGATGGATTTCCGTTTCAGTTCGTTAAACGACCATTCACGAACTCCGCATGGGTGCGATTAGTCAAGGGGGTTGAATACTGGAATTACAGGCACCTTAAAATCACGGCTGAAGAACGAGAAGCTGCTTCGCATTATTACATCGAAGATACTCGGAAGCTTTCCGAGCTATTAGGAAGAAACTATTCGCGACAATGGGGGATCCCGGTTTCGGATGCCGGCCTTCGCGTAAACCGCGTCAACGAAATCGCCAATGGATAG
- a CDS encoding class I SAM-dependent methyltransferase, protein MRLGILVGERHIAHLNTAMPLIERVLHRLFSPQTVRAIQFDRMRAATRRRIKRQPLPSPLPEHLHLGCGPRLIEGWLNVDITGSNFDLDLGDGNLPFPDSSFTAILSQHTIEHLHLTEELLPLLRECERVLQPGGQLWLSCPDIRKICVSYLDHNCEDLIDARQKRHSGWKQGSGWTLDKETKLENTPGSHFVNSVFFQAGEHRNLFDFELLRWLLDVAGFPAAERASEGELMSRFDGVPSRGDEEQTLYVRATKSSVK, encoded by the coding sequence ATGCGCCTAGGCATCTTGGTTGGCGAACGACATATAGCCCATTTAAATACTGCAATGCCTTTGATTGAAAGAGTGCTTCACCGCTTATTCAGCCCGCAAACGGTACGTGCCATTCAGTTTGATCGCATGCGCGCCGCGACCCGGCGGCGCATCAAGCGGCAACCACTCCCCAGTCCACTCCCTGAGCATTTGCACCTCGGTTGCGGCCCGAGGCTCATTGAGGGATGGCTGAACGTCGATATAACCGGTAGCAATTTCGATCTTGACCTCGGAGATGGGAACCTGCCATTTCCCGACAGCTCGTTCACCGCGATTCTTTCGCAACACACGATCGAACATCTGCATTTAACGGAGGAGCTGCTGCCATTGCTACGGGAGTGCGAACGGGTTCTTCAACCAGGAGGGCAGCTTTGGCTGAGCTGTCCTGATATCCGGAAAATTTGCGTAAGCTATCTGGACCATAACTGCGAGGACCTGATTGACGCCCGCCAGAAACGGCATTCCGGTTGGAAGCAGGGAAGCGGGTGGACCCTCGATAAGGAAACAAAGCTTGAAAACACGCCAGGCTCGCACTTTGTTAATTCAGTCTTTTTTCAGGCTGGTGAGCATCGCAATCTTTTTGATTTTGAATTGTTGCGTTGGCTCCTTGATGTGGCGGGATTTCCCGCTGCGGAAAGGGCGAGTGAAGGCGAGCTGATGTCCCGCTTCGATGGAGTTCCGAGTCGCGGTGATGAGGAGCAAACGCTATACGTTCGCGCGACAAAATCATCGGTTAAGTAA
- a CDS encoding glycosyltransferase family 4 protein → MPSESADCNLDVKTIWVTPLYKNNEYQYLFYRALGFSSGQVRSGPTATKEFLRCAKRGDTLHIHWPEDLWKAARRIATLRRLIGLWQHLVASRGAGVRVVWTIHNEVRHEGVGFGDRWGYRILASASDLVIVHSESAKRFAIGLGGVSKNVVKIDHGLYPEDAPDNGFFRKAAAPNAPTVGCLGLIRRYKNYSLVERAVDRMEGPVRCLLAGSVENELSAWAGRVERKGWTVVDRFLTKEELSAAMLACDAIAIPYSRITTSGLLAMAWSYRRPVVTLPLPYFTDYARRFGDAVITVADDDSPDAYAEALQRCLAVDPLERSEAFDRVANALDWSRCVAPLREREEFRNFVDSGCA, encoded by the coding sequence ATGCCCAGCGAATCAGCCGATTGCAATTTAGATGTCAAGACGATTTGGGTAACGCCGCTCTACAAGAATAATGAGTATCAGTATTTGTTTTATCGCGCCTTGGGGTTTTCCTCTGGTCAGGTGCGGAGTGGGCCAACAGCGACAAAAGAGTTTCTCAGGTGCGCAAAGCGGGGTGATACACTCCACATACACTGGCCCGAGGACTTATGGAAGGCTGCTCGGCGAATCGCAACGTTGCGTCGATTAATTGGCCTGTGGCAGCATCTGGTGGCATCGCGTGGTGCGGGTGTGAGAGTTGTTTGGACTATACACAACGAAGTTCGACACGAGGGTGTTGGTTTTGGTGATCGCTGGGGCTATCGAATTTTAGCCAGCGCATCTGACCTTGTTATTGTACACAGTGAATCTGCAAAACGCTTTGCTATTGGACTGGGCGGTGTGTCAAAAAATGTCGTGAAAATTGATCATGGTCTTTATCCTGAAGATGCGCCCGACAATGGTTTCTTTCGCAAGGCAGCGGCACCAAACGCCCCGACAGTGGGGTGCCTTGGGTTGATCCGTCGCTACAAGAACTACAGTTTGGTGGAGCGAGCTGTTGATCGTATGGAAGGGCCGGTGCGATGCTTGCTCGCCGGTAGTGTCGAAAACGAGCTTTCGGCATGGGCCGGACGCGTTGAACGAAAAGGGTGGACTGTGGTTGACCGGTTCCTTACTAAAGAGGAACTGTCCGCAGCGATGCTTGCTTGTGATGCAATTGCGATACCGTACAGTCGCATCACCACCAGTGGACTCTTGGCGATGGCTTGGTCTTACCGGCGCCCCGTCGTTACTCTTCCCCTTCCCTACTTCACGGACTATGCAAGGCGGTTCGGTGATGCCGTCATTACAGTTGCTGACGATGACTCGCCCGATGCCTATGCTGAGGCGCTGCAGCGATGCCTCGCAGTGGATCCATTAGAACGATCTGAAGCTTTTGATCGCGTTGCAAACGCCCTTGATTGGAGTCGTTGCGTCGCCCCTCTTCGTGAGCGCGAAGAGTTTAGAAATTTCGTAGATTCAGGATGCGCCTAG